The genomic region GagttgttgttgtgtaatgatgaacatcaaaagatgaatcacattgaagtaaaattaagtctttacatcctgtgtagatattgtaaaaaaattagaattgtttattatataagcttattttaagatttttggtgttacataatatgcacttgcattaaaaatgtgtgatttgtgtgaaattaatgaaaaaaaaatgttctgagacttatttgacagatggctttcagtgtgagaaaatatttccctcaataattatgttaacttgaatttttcactttaagaaaacagtttaatcacaggatgggtgtgatctaatggagtatgcagtttcaaacagtaatgtttgtggatactctgcaacataagagcaataaaattgttactctgttaattcttgttttaatacttcctataatgaacacaatgttccagttgatcataagcattcttattactttataaCCATTCTAGAATAAGTGGGCCTGAGTCAGGtaaaacctaattttctgaattttgtctttattttgctaggatgtctttctattatattttcctgtgttgagggggggggggggggagagaatgcaaataatcatatagaattatctttctagcactacaaagtacagaatacagtgattacaggtacacgtggaaatctaggaaatttcagtattcatgttacatgcctaattttcatcaacatttaccttaattatacggttacactttttgcttatttgaactgtgtactacatgttaaaaagattttgtttggtcatagtaataaaagcatttcattttgttagttcatacgtcccatacggaactgaaattatcaagttatgatgacaaaggaagaaagtaacattaaggaatcttacttcacagaaattatgtaacaatggttacactttttgttagttaactttaacataagccatttagttttccattaagagtgaaagcagttgcacgagtcacgtgAAGAAGAaagtttcccatagggaactaaagtattgtacgtttgagttattgcagacccaaagtattgtgatcttcatatttctatttaaaaaagtttgtaactcaaattcacaaatattttggaatctgtacatgcatgtgtgtagcaaggtacttttcatgtgccatgtggaacctttaattttctggtttaaatatagtttatttcatgaattacctttaataccagcactgtctgaatgcattatttaccatttagaagaagaaacattagtgtacagaataacaaacctcatgaaaaatgcgagagattgttctgtacagaacttggaatggctctttatcaatagcaggtaaaaaagaaggcttctattaaatgttcaaataaaccagtcagtacctcttaattcaccatagaggtgatacagtaataaaacaatttacttttttcagaatttctgctaagaATTAAAAgcgtgaagacctattcaattagtatttgttttaccaatagcctgtagtacaagcacacgtaTAAGCAGATAATTATGGGAgtcaagagttatgttaaaattaaagatactgactgttattacttgctcacaaagcattgtagttgctgtacagtttatgctgtatgtggtgtacccaatgtgattcctggaggacatactattctgttatgctatgggagtgcactggtaccacacctattgaaagtacgttttgctgtggaatagttgtatcagatgtctgtaccagaaaacagatctccactgtgacaccctcatgttcttggtatgatattagctattattacaggaatactcttcacatggaggaggaagcatagtgagattttctttttcatcatttccaacattgtacacaactttcttgcacttttatgttatcacatttttcccttgataatcgaaaagggagaggggaaaaaaaatttaagcgagctttcataaaaactgaaaactctacttgcgtcAGTTGTTAtcttcaaaatgttactctctatCCAAATACTGTtccatttcttcaaaccaattttgaatttctctggttattacatattatttcctGTACATTGTCcaccaatacttctgttgttaccagaTAGTTTGTAATGCTGCAGCTttcactttcaggtttgttttttgcttgggccgtatactgactaccagtcattccagtgattgacaccatgtcaaagactggaaccaagattcacagaaatagaattctatggttgtaattcaaagtgtaattaattttgctcactgacatgttttgaattcaattttaaaattgtttgggcgtcagactggaaaattacagttttaagacaccccaaccttaaaattaacagctgtgatcgaggttattttcaacaagtttcttcacttcctacatcatcatggatcagtccaatataatattattactagacttaacttccaaatgatacaagtcatgcatttaggaggagccttaacgttgggcattgtgtttgtctcatttaaatgtatttcttgtctcgtatcaaagactgaagcactgttaaaaactggtgcttctaccatATCACTCAGTTTAAATACACCGagtcatgtacaggcgttaataaaatcatggcatttaaattactgatcaaacagagagccaaattcgtaagtgcatgttgctattacagtgtcagtatatatgcagatcggtaatgcatcacttcagataaagaaaaaataacgatttattccgtttatacgtaagtaatactttaatagttcagttgtaatttctgttgtcagtaaagatacccctaagcaaacgatgtcaacttttttttccaagagacgtcttcactgttgtccacacttgattttccgaattataccagtagttaaaagcttcggcaagaaaggtaatttgttgacctccattgaatcttaaatagtgttttaaaacgggcaaataagtaaagcactcataaaatagtaatcaatttataggtcagcttgtcaaactttcaaaacacactcgaatttaggaatgtCATAGCTGAACTGTCAccgttttttctcgctagattagaaacacttcattatgttgatgtgtagatatcgagaacatccaatataaaatacttatgagggcgcagaacgaaaaacatgtTCATCCGTGTTTTAACActttgttttttgccaaattcagatatggcggccACTCAATGATACGATCTCTTGCCGGCACGCGCtacagccatctatcggtaggtccggtagttgagcatccctcatttcgctagctttagacgcctgtgtaTGCTTGGAGCCAGTCTAACATAGACTGTGCTTGGAGGCGTAATTGCAAGTCAGGCTGTATCTATACACATACTATTAGTAGAACGTCGTGATCAGGGTTTAGTGAAACGGAAGTATTGATGTATGTGAGGAGACCGGTGTCTTCGCCTGCTGACACGTTCAGTTTAGTTTTGCCCATACATAGATCATTTTTACAATGAAGACACGCCATGTTGCATCCACAAACATCTGCGCCGAATGTGGATAGTCTTGCGTAATGAATGTCTGGGTAAATACATTACGTCATGGCATTCGAGAGATAACCCAAGTAAAACACCCAAATAAAATTTATAGTTTCAAGTATGTCTTGTTATAGTCAATACCAGTACAGTGGATTGTACGTCATGTAACATTAGGAATATGGTAAAGTTAATAACATTCGGAAAAAATTACTTGCATATGTTTTGTTATAACAATTTCTGCAAACACGCCAAATTTATTTCACACAAATCGGGCGTGGCTGCTGAAAAAATGTACACCGATTTAAACGGGATGAAAACTCTTTCGAGGAAGATGTATGGGAAAGCTGTAGAGTCTGTTCAGCCTCATAACATCATAAGAGAGAATGTGAAACTGAGCGATACTAAGTTGTTTGTTCAAAACGAAACATACGTCGTAAACGAGAACTGTTATATAGTAGGTTTTGGGAAAGCTGTGTTGGGTATGGCTGTAGAAATTGAAAACATTTTAGGGAAACATTTAGTTACTGGGATTGTAAGTGTACCACTTGGAATTTTGGACACATTCAAGAACATGCCACACATGCTTCCAATGCAAAACACGAAACTACAAGTAGTGGAAGGGGCAGAAAATAATTTACCGGATGAGAATGCATTAGCAGCCTCCAGAAAAATAGAAGCACTAGTGAGAAGCCTAAATGAAAGTTCTTTACTTATTGTTCTGATCTCAGGTGGTGGTTCAGCACTTCTACCAGCTCCAATTCCACCACTAACTTTAGGTGAAAAGATAGAGACCATAAAACTCTTGAGCTCTGCTGGTGCAAATATTATGGAACTAAACTGTATCAGAAAAAGGCTTTCTTACTTGAAGGGTGGAGGCCTTGCTAAATTGGCTTACCCAGCACAGAttatttcacttattttgtcaGATGTTGTGGAGGACAATTTAGGCTACATTGCAAGTGGTCCAACAGTACCAAATACAGATGGAATCAATGATGCTTTGAATATAATAAAGAAATATGACTTGCTTGACAGGATTCCGTTGTCAGTCTCTACAGTACTGTGTAATACAGCATCTCATGCACTTGACTGTTTCCCACACACACAAAACTTAATAATTGGAAACAACTCTGTAGCTCTGTACAGTGCAGCCACAGAAGCAAGTGTTAATGGCTACCATCCAGTTATTTTGACCAGAAGTATTTTTCATAGTGTGCAAGAAGTCTGCAGAGCTTACATATTACTAGTTACAAATATATGCAAATTTTTGAGTGGACATATATCAGAGAAAAAGttcttaaacacatttgctacagtTACCTACAACATACCTCTGGAGACAGATTTGCAAGAGAAACTGCTCCAAGGGCTATACAATTTTGGTAAGACTAACGGATTGTGTTTGTTGGCTGGTGGGGAGACAACAGTCCaggtgaaaggaaaaggaaaaggtggCCGTAATCAAGAATTAGCACTACTTTTCTCACTGAGTTTACAGGATGCCCTTAAGGACGAACCTGATCTAAATAAATATGATATTTTGCTTCTAAGTGCTGGTACAGATGGTATAGATGGTCCAACTGAAGCAGCAGGTGCAATTGGATACAACCAGCAAGTTGAAATTGCTGAAAAATGCAATTTGAACATTACAGAATATCTCAAAAATAACGATTCTCACAATTTTTACCTAAAGTTGGACATTTCTGATGACTTAATAATTACAGGACATACTGGAACAAATGTAATGGATGTGCATATTATAATCATAAAGGCTGCAAAAGTATGTAAATGTTGTAAAATGTCAGAAAAGCTTTGAATATGTAAATCATAAACACAGTAAATAGTCATTGTCACCAAAAATTGAGATCTGTCTTACACTTTTATTATTGGTTTACTTTTTTAATAAATGTGATGAGCTGTGTACCTAGTTGtcattaaaatcattcatttgtgcagccatctttaTTGCACACAAATTACTATTTTCTGTTGTGACTTTTTTCCCCCCCTGGATGTATCTAAAACAAGGTATACTTTTGTGCCAGAACTGTTATTTATAAAATTGTAAAACTCAACAGGAATTCAGGAAAATCTTTGGAAGAACACAGACTATATAATTGCTCTTTGTGTCCATAATCCACACCAGTGTCTGTTCATTTTAAATGTTTTGTGTGCATGAATTGCACAGCTATTGTTATACTGCTTTACTCCTTGCTCCACACTTTCAAAGTGATAAGTTAATTATCTGAGTTCTATTTAGTTGAAATATTACAGAATTGTACTATGTCAATTTAAAGAGCTCTGTCCACTTGTGCAGTTATTTGGTAGTACCATAGAAATGTCTGTATATGTTTTAAGAACAATAGGCCAGCACACATTCATGTttaacacttctctctctctctcttcattgtaACAATAGAAATACTGTGGATAGAAATGCATCTAATTTATAATATTTGTGTGTGTAACAGATGAGTGCCACCCATGTCATCATACAAAATCTTGTCAGACTAAAGAAGGTTTCTCATGCTAAAACTGGTGTCATCCAGTGATGTTGTCTTATTCTGTTGCCAACTTATCCTATAATAAATGTTTGCCTGCCTGGATCTTTGTGAAATGTTTAAACACAATTTTCAGGAAGTGggagaatttgttttaaaattataagAAATTACATGAAATAATTTCCTTTTTCAGAATGCTTATTAATTCCAGACATACCAAACAATAACACATAGTGACTATGTAAATACACATGAAATATAATTGTCACCAATATACACATTCTGTATGGTGGTAGTGAAATAAAGACAGCCTATGTTGGGGAAAACGGAAAACATGTTTAGAAGATTTAAAGTAACAACATGCAATGATGGTAATATTTTCAATAGTAGCACAGAGCAAGAACAGGTAGTAAGAATACTTTATGTTGCAGTCTCTGTTGCAAATTACAACTGTAATGAATACTACATACTATAAGGTGCAGCCAATTATTAGAAGCATTTACACACTTATTCCGTGGATTCTTTTATGCATGTTAGGTAtcaggatgtggaatgagtcagaaaatgaataaatataaacaTGCAACAAGAGCTGTCAGGGAGAAtacaattaatttacaaaaatgttgaaagagaaagtaataaaataaaactagGACACAAGCAGAAGCAAAGTGAAACAAAAGGCATGGAAACTGGCATAGTACAAGGATTGCGATATGTATAGCAACAATATAGAACAAATAACAATCAAAATATATGCAAACAAAACACTCTACATATGTATGTTAAAAATTCGTCTAGTGAATAAATTGTTTTATCAAATAAgtgcatatttatttttaaatgactgTTACCACACAGACCTttgatgttatttggcagtgaattAAATATCTTAATACTAGATTCCTTTCTATATGTGGTTTTGAATTCACACTTTAAATCAGTCTTCCTACTTGTATTGTAATCAAGGCACATTTCGTTTGCTTTGTAGTGCACAGGATTTTCAGCCACAAAGCTCATAATGGAATAAATATGTTGAGAAGCGGTAGTAGGCATTCCAAGTTTCTTAGAAAAATAACAGAAgattat from Schistocerca cancellata isolate TAMUIC-IGC-003103 chromosome 7, iqSchCanc2.1, whole genome shotgun sequence harbors:
- the LOC126092178 gene encoding glycerate kinase, which translates into the protein MVKLITFGKNYLHMFCYNNFCKHAKFISHKSGVAAEKMYTDLNGMKTLSRKMYGKAVESVQPHNIIRENVKLSDTKLFVQNETYVVNENCYIVGFGKAVLGMAVEIENILGKHLVTGIVSVPLGILDTFKNMPHMLPMQNTKLQVVEGAENNLPDENALAASRKIEALVRSLNESSLLIVLISGGGSALLPAPIPPLTLGEKIETIKLLSSAGANIMELNCIRKRLSYLKGGGLAKLAYPAQIISLILSDVVEDNLGYIASGPTVPNTDGINDALNIIKKYDLLDRIPLSVSTVLCNTASHALDCFPHTQNLIIGNNSVALYSAATEASVNGYHPVILTRSIFHSVQEVCRAYILLVTNICKFLSGHISEKKFLNTFATVTYNIPLETDLQEKLLQGLYNFGKTNGLCLLAGGETTVQVKGKGKGGRNQELALLFSLSLQDALKDEPDLNKYDILLLSAGTDGIDGPTEAAGAIGYNQQVEIAEKCNLNITEYLKNNDSHNFYLKLDISDDLIITGHTGTNVMDVHIIIIKAAKVCKCCKMSEKL